Proteins encoded within one genomic window of Cryptosporangium aurantiacum:
- a CDS encoding response regulator transcription factor, producing the protein MRVLVVEDEPKLADTIAEWLREEAHAVDVAYDGDAALERLAVHDYDVVVLDRSLPVVHGDDVCREIVGAGSSARVLMLTAAAEVTDRVEGLTLGADDYLVKPFAFAELAARVQSLGRRSRPAAPPVLSRAGVTLDQALHKVFRDGSYVPLAKKEFGVLAELLRANGAPVSAEFLLEKVWDEHADPFSPAVRLTILKLRRKLGDPPIIETVTAVGYRIP; encoded by the coding sequence ATGCGCGTACTGGTGGTCGAGGACGAGCCGAAGCTCGCGGACACGATCGCGGAGTGGCTCCGGGAGGAAGCCCATGCGGTGGACGTCGCGTACGACGGCGACGCGGCGTTGGAGCGGCTGGCCGTCCACGACTACGACGTGGTGGTGCTCGACCGGAGCCTCCCGGTGGTGCACGGCGACGACGTCTGCCGGGAGATCGTCGGGGCCGGCTCCTCGGCGCGGGTGCTGATGCTCACCGCGGCGGCCGAGGTCACCGACCGGGTCGAAGGGCTGACGCTCGGCGCGGACGACTACCTGGTCAAGCCGTTCGCGTTCGCGGAGCTCGCGGCGCGGGTCCAGTCGCTGGGCAGGCGGAGCCGACCGGCGGCACCACCGGTGCTGAGCCGCGCCGGCGTCACGCTGGACCAGGCGCTGCACAAGGTGTTCCGCGACGGCAGTTACGTCCCGCTGGCCAAGAAGGAGTTCGGCGTCCTCGCCGAGTTGCTGCGGGCGAACGGCGCGCCGGTCTCCGCGGAGTTCCTGCTGGAGAAGGTGTGGGACGAGCACGCCGACCCGTTCAGCCCCGCGGTCCGGCTGACGATCCTCAAGCTGCGCCGGAAGCTCGGTGATCCACCGATCATCGAGACCGTCACCGCGGTCGGGTACCGGATCCCGTGA